In Nicotiana tabacum cultivar K326 chromosome 17, ASM71507v2, whole genome shotgun sequence, one DNA window encodes the following:
- the LOC107765376 gene encoding protein S40-5 has translation MAKGRKLTNSRSEMLLGNYSYRNGSETVNGSSELGEDDVWSTVNGMVNGDDHVPRNEWSPRATTDSNGTFGGFMSRKQPVPRADHHSRRHQVGGLSLAFDDSGKMSSSRILHQFHGQDAPSPRACHMATSAPVNVPDWSKIYRVNSVESLHDSDDGVNDHDSEIVPPHEYIARSRNSASHSVFEGVGRTLKGRDLSRVRDAVWSQTGFDG, from the coding sequence ATGGCAAAGGGTCGGAAACTGACCAATAGTAGAAGCGAAATGCTATTAGGAAACTACAGCTACAGAAATGGAAGTGAAACAGTCAATGGTTCCTCAGAACTAGGAGAAGATGATGTCTGGTCAACGGTTAATGGCATGGTCAACGGGGACGATCACGTCCCCAGGAACGAGTGGAGTCCACGCGCCACCACAGATAGTAACGGCACCTTCGGTGGTTTCATGAGCCGCAAGCAGCCAGTCCCACGAGCTGACCACCACAGCCGCCGCCACCAGGTGGGGGGCTTGTCATTGGCGTTTGATGATTCAGGTAAAATGTCATCTTCTCGGATCTTGCACCAGTTTCACGGACAAGACGCGCCATCCCCACGTGCTTGCCACATGGCCACCTCGGCCCCAGTGAATGTCCCTGATTGGTCCAAGATATACCGAGTTAACTCGGTCGAGTCATTGCACGACTCGGATGATGGCGTGAATGATCACGACTCGGAGATTGTTCCCCCGCACGAATACATTGCTAGGAGCCGAAACTCGGCTTCCCACTCGGTGTTCGAAGGCGTTGGACGAACATTAAAGGGTCGAGATTTGAGCCGAGTCCGAGATGCTGTGTGGAGTCAGACCGGATTTGATGGCTGA